The sequence CGAATCTGCGGGTGGTGCCGTAGGCGGAGTGGACATCAAAAAGCGCCTGTTCCAGGGTTTCAAAGATTTGCGCCTGTTCAAGGATATGAAAGGCGGACAGGGCCATTTTTTTTGCTTCAAGGGATTTATAAGCACTGCAGGGGCTGACAAGACGCAACCGGGTGCATCCGAAGTTCATCATAACCCGGCACACCGCACCAATATTGATGGGGCCTTGGGGACGGACAAGGATAATACTGAGATGATTCATGGTATTTTGATCTTTGAATATTGGATTTTTAGTTTCCGGGGGATTCCAGAATCAGGGTGACAGGCCCTTGGTTGATCAATGATACATCCATATTCGCCTGGAATTTCCCTTTTTTGACTGCAACGCCCAGTGAGGCTGCCCTTTCAGCAAAAAAACGGTAAAGCCGACATGCAGGTTCCGGCGGTGCCGCATCCGTGAATGAGGGGCGCCGTCCCTTGCGGCAGTCTGCCATAATCGTGAACTGGGAGACCACCAGAAGTTCGCCTTTGACATCAAGAAGAGACCGGTTCATTTTTCCCTTGTCATCTTCAAATATTCTTAAGTTAATGATTTTGTCCACCAGGTATTCGGCATCTTTTTCGTTGTCGCCATGGGCCACGCCCAAAAGTACCACAAGTCCTGTTCCAATGCTGGATATAATCGTGTTGTCTACGGTTACATGGGCTTTTTTAACCCGTTGAACAATGGCTTTCATCGGCTTCCTTAAGATTCGTTTGTTTTAAATACGGGAGATAATAAATTCAGGCGGGCGTCATGCACCGGGGCCTGGGCCAGTTTGTGGAAAAGCCCATATCTTTTAAGGACTGAATCGCCCTGTCCACAAACATGCCTGCCTGTTCTTTGCTGTGTGCATCGTCCCCGGGTACCACGGGGATGCCCAGATTCTTTGCCCTTGCCAGAATTGCCGGAGTCAAATAAGGCGTTTTTTCTCCTTTGGCCAGGGGGCGCAGGTTATAATCCAGCACCAGTCCCAAATCTTTTATCACAGAAAGATTGCGCTGGATGCGTTCAGCAATTTCGGGTTTGTCAAGCCGTGCCTCAAAGTCAGGATCATAGATGCGTATAAGATCAAAATGGCCCACAACAAACGGATGCAGATCCAGGATCATTTCATACTGGGCGTCAAAATAGGCCATATACATGGCATCAAGACTGTCGAAATCCGCTGCAATGGCCTCATAATGCTGCCTGGAATAGTCAAAACATCTGTCATTGAGATGATGGACCGAACCCACAATATAGTCGGGATTAAATTTCCGGATCAACGACCGCACCAGGGCCGGGCTTCCGGTGACGGTTTCGGTCTCAAATCCCTTAAATATTTGGATGTCTGATTTATATTTTTGTTTAAGCCGTTCCAGTTCAAAAAAATATTTTGAAAACCGGTCCCCAAGGTCCTTGACCGAAAAGCCTTGCTCAAGCTCATCCGGGTAGAGGAGCCGGTATTCGGGCGGAGGCATGTGCTCACTGATACCCACGGCTTTGAATCCTTTGCTGATATAGGCCTTTATAAGGTCTTCAAGGTTGTCCTGGGCATGGCAGCAGAACTGACCTGAATGGCCACCATGAAGGGATATGAGTTCAGAATCAATCATGGAGCGGACTTTACCACCAAGCTGGGACTAAAATCAAGGTCAGGATGATCTGGGTACAGGGTAATGGCATGTTACCTGCTTGCAGCTTGATGACAAATTTCGAATGGCTTTACGGATTAATCTATAATCCTCCCAGTAGCAAACGTAAGGGGGCATACAAGATGTTATGTTCGGCCCAATCCCGGGAAGCAAGCATTTATAAACATAGTCAAAGCGCCTTCTGGCCTATAATAAAAAGAAAATTAACAGAGCATTGAATTGACTGTTGCAATTTTCGGTAGAGAATGTTTATTTCCAACTAAGTTGATTTTCGGTTTTGGTCTAAGCTGTCTTAACTTGGTTAGCTATCATTCAAATTTTCAGGATATGCGATTATCCACCGGCTAACAAACAAGTGGGATAAATAGTATCTGCTGATTTTCTCTCATATGGATAAAATATGATTATCGGCTATTGTGCACCTTCGTTTAAAATAACGCCTTAAAAAAGGCTACCATGGACTCTGACGGCTTTCTAAAAGCAATTTCATCATATTTTGGCCGCACCAATCCATCTGGTAAACTGCCAGTGCCCAAATCAATCTGAAAAAATGTCGATTAGCCCAGTAAGCCGAGTTTCATCAAACTTTCTTCACTGATTTTTTCATCATTGTAGAGCTGAAGAAACTTTTTCAAATTGTACGCAATCTGACATAAAAGAGACCAGATGCGGTCCCCGTCAATTCCCCGATAGAGACTGAGGCCAAAGCCGCGAAGTTTCTTTGCAACTGCGATAAAGCCTTCCGTTGCAGACCGGGCTTTTCGGCAATAATCCTGTTCTTCTTCGTTAACGTCCGAACTTTTGCCGAGGAAGATATTTGGGGTGCCTTGGGGGATTTTTTGGTTTACCCGACTGCGGTAGCCTTGATCACCGATGGCATATTCAGGAGCACCTTTCATTTTTTGTTCAAACAATCGGACTGTCTCCGGCCACAGGGTTTTATCATTGGGTTTGCCAATAAAATTTTCCGTTGTAACCATAAAGCCTTGGCGGTTGAATGAAAGCTGAAGCGTACTCCCAAATTCACAGTCTGGATGCTTTTTGCCTTTTTTGATCGGTCGGGCATCCGGTTCATCAAAGGATACAATCCGGTTTGGAATATGTCTTTCTCCTGCAAGCTTCTGTTCATTCTGGCGCTGAAACAATATCAGGAGTTCCAAAAGTTGCAGAGCTTTTTCTTTGTCCTTGTCAGAACCTTCAAGGGTTTGAACGATTTTTTCAAATGTCCGCAACCCACTGGAAAATATTAAGAGAATTTCAAAAAATAGAGGTATAATTTCACTCTTTTTTCGATTTAAATTGTATTCGCGCCATAGTTGTTTGAGTTCCCGGTCATCCCACCAGAAGGGAATATGATAGTGTTTGGCAACCTGCGCCATTTTTTTAAACGCCTTGAAAATCAATCCGATATCTGTTGGATAAACAATATTGTATTGAATCCCATATGACCTGGATTAACACCGTCATCTGAAGAGGCTCTTAACCGTAACCGGAATTTTAAAACAATGAAAATCCCTACGATCGTCCGGATGGGAGTACCCATACGCCCCTTGCTGTCATTATAATAATAAGCCAATTTGTCGGTGATTCTTTGCCAAGGGATAATTTGGCGTAGAATAACGAATTCATTGGTTGGGTCATTAATGTTGTTTTTTACCCATTCTTCACTAAAAGCTTCAGTGTTTTTTTTCGATCATTTTCAATCCTCTATTTACAGTTTAGGAGCATAAGAGCATTCTATTCAAGTTTTTGTACAACAGAATAGGATAGCATTCAATGGGTGCTTTAAAGCCGATAAAATAGAAAATCAGCAGATACTAAATAAAGCACACATTATCTTAATGATAATAAAATCGGAGACTGAATGAATACAATTGAATGGATATCTCTTCTTTCTAGCATTGGGACTTTATTAACGGCAATTATTGCTGCATGTACTTTGTTTGAACTTTTCAGGCAGCGGAGGGCTAGCTATAAGCCTGACCTTTGTGTATTGCAAAATAGCTTTCAACTACGTCCAAGTAAATTATCAGATTGTGAACTGGCTATCGAATGGGGTAAGCATAACGAAAAAGAAGGTGATTTATTCAATTTTGCCAGTATGGCTGTGGTTAACGTTGGATTTGGTGCTGCAAAAAATGTTACTGCTAAGTGGTTTTTCGATAGGGAGAGACTACTAAACGAAGTCAATGAGCTTGCTCAAAAAACACATCAATCATTTTATATCGAAAAAGATGATCACATGTTGTCAATAAATGATAAAGGTAGTGGTAAGTTTATGGTAAATTACCGAATGGATTCTGAGGAGTTTGAATACTTATTACCTTTAACCCAAGATAATAAGGGGAGAAAAGTAAATCTACCGCCAGCTTATACATTACTGGTTTCTTCCTATCTGTCATTGAAAATATACAATAACATGAGATCTAAGGAATTAGAGATTCCCAATATAACATTAGATCTTTCATATTCTGATATAGGCAAAGGAAAGTATACAACTAAACATAGGATTAAGTGTCAGGTAATCTCCATTGAGACAAAAGGAGGAGAGCTTTCTTCAAAATTTCATGTGCTTTTATCAAAATATCATAACGAGTGGTTTCATCTAATAAGCACCAAGTCTACCTTTGCCCCTTGATGAGGAAAATTTAATTAAGGATATGCACGTGGTTTCCCCTAAGTGTATGTCTAAAGCTTAAAGAGTACATTTTATACCGGATAAAATTGACTGAGCCGGTATAATTGAACATGCTAAATCCTTAAAGCGTTAACGACAAGAAACTGGAAACAAGAGAGAAGATACTTAGCACCAGTTTTATAAATATATCTTTGATGCACAATGATTTTTTGTCCATCATTGTCTCAGGTGAAATTTTTTGAAAATATTATTCCTTGAACCTTTTTACGGCGGGTCTCATAAGGCTGTGGCAGGCGGTTTTGCTGCCGGTTCCCGCCACCAGGTGGAAATCTTATCCCTTGCCCCCAGATTCTGGAAGTGGCGGATGCGCGGCAGTGCCCTGGCATTTATTCGGCAGATTAACAATTTGGCGGATTATGATCTTGTCTTTGCCTCGGATATGCTGGATGTCACAGATTTTAAAGCCCTGGCAGGGCCACACTGCCCGCCCGTGGTCCTGTATTTCCATGAAAATCAGCTCAGCTATCCCCTGGAACCCGGAGAAAAAAGGGACTTTCATTTGGGGTTTACCAATATCATATCTGCCCTGGCTGCGGATGGGGTGTTCTTTAATTCAGAATTCCACAGAGATGACTTTTTCAGCGCTGCAAAATCTCTCATTCGTAAAATGCCGGATCTTCGTCCGGGATGGGTTCTGGATAAAATCCGGAGTAAAACCGGTGTACTGTATCCGGGAATTGATTTGGACCCCAGGGTTTCTGTTTCTGAGGAACGGCATGACAGCAGCCTTGACAGACCTCTGGTGATCTGGAACCATCGGTGGGAGTATGATAAAAATCCAAAGGCCTTTTTCACTGTGCTGGAACGGCTCAAGCGCCGGGGTATTCTATTTTACCTGGCAGTGATGGGTGAACAGTATGGCACTGTTCCGGAAGAGTTTAAGGACATTGAGGAACGGTTTGATGCCGAACTGCTTGTTTGCGGGTACCAGGAACAGGCCGCGGATTACAGAAAATGGCTGGCCAAAGGCAGTGTTGTGATCAGTACCGCCATTCAGGAGAATTTCGGTATTTCAGTGATGGAGGCCGTGGCCCATGGATGCTTTCCGTTGCTGCCAAATCGTTTGTCATACCCCGAACTGATTCCCGAACGCTTAAGACCTGATGTCATTTACCGTGATGATGCTGACCTGGAAGCCAGGCTGGAACATGTTCTGGTGCAGCCTGACGCCTATCGGGACAGAGCTGTGGCACTTGCGACCCATGCCGCAGGGTTTTCCTGGACGCATATGGCGGAAATATGGGATAAGGCTTTGGAAACGCTTTTGACCATAGAACCGGTTGTCTCTGGAAGGGGGAGATGACAGTAGGGGCAGGCCCCTGTGCCTGCCCTGATAAAAACGTCGAATCCTATGATCAAGATAATAAAGATACCGTGTCCGTGGCAAATTCCAAACAGGGCAACCACAGGGGGTTGCCCCTACGTATCACGGATATAAAAATGGTGTCATGGCATCACTTCCACCCGGCTGCAGTGAAAGGCGCAGGTTTCTCCCTGGTCTGTCAGGCGCTGGCTGGTGAGCTGATTGATGCCTTTGCCCTGGTCCATAAATTGCGGCCAGTGTAGGCCTTCGGCCACAACAAGACCGGGCTGGGTGTCCGTGGTAACGTTTGCATCCAGCCGGCATTCTCCCCGGGCATTGAATACCCGTACAGGGGCATCCTGGGCGATATGGCGCGCTGCAGCATCGTCGGGATGGATCAACAGCGTAGGCCGGCCCGCAAGTTTTCTGATCTTTGGGATTTCATTAAAGGCGGAGTTGAGAAAAAGGGGATGGGGCGGTGTTATTAACTCCAGCGGGTAGTTGCCATCGCCTTGGGAATCACGCCAGACCTGACCGCAGGGCAGGGGATCCAGACCTTTGTACTGCCAGTCCCGGGAGAAAAATTCCACTTTTCCGGACGGGGTGTTAAAGCCTTTAGCATAGGGATTGAGCGCGATATTGAGACGAACCGCCTTGCCCTGCACCAGGGCCTTTTTATCCACACCTTTCAGGCTGGGGTGGCAGTCTCCAAGAAACCCTTGAATGAATTCATCTTCGGTGCGCTTGAATACCTCTTCTTTGAACCCCATTCGCTTTGCAAGGGCCTGGAAGATGGCCAGGTTTGTGCGGCTTTGTCCCACCGGCGGTATGACCGGCTTGGCCAGACGAAGGTAATTGTGGCCGTAGGATCTGTAAAGATCCGTCATCTCCAGAAAACTGGCCGAAGGCAGAATAATGTCAGCCATTTTTGCCGTGTCGGTCATGAATAATTCATGGACCACAACAAAAAGGTCATCCCGGCTAAGCCCCTGTTGAACCAACGCGGACTGGGGCGCAACAGCCGCCGGGTTGCTCATGAAATTATACAATAGTTTAACCGGGGGATCATCAAGGCGTGTCAGGGCATCTCCCAGTTCCACCATGTTTATAATGCGGGTGCCTTCGGGGCACAGGTCCGGGCGGGTGAGCCGGGTAATATTCGAAGGCCCGCCGCCAAGGCCGCGGGTAATGCCGCTGCCGGGCGTATCAAAGGCCCCCACCAGGGCGGGAAGGCAGGCAATGGCCCTCATGGCCATGGCGCCCCGAAGCTGGCGGGCCGGTCCCCAGCCGGTCCGTATGAACGGGGCTTTGGCTTTGCCGTAGGAACGTGCTAAACACTCAATGTCCCGGGCCGAAACCCCACAGATGTCTGCGGTTTTTTTCAACGGATATTCAGCGGCTCGCTGGATGAGTTGTTCATACCCGATGGTTCGCTTTTCAATAAAGCTTTTATTGACCAGGTTTTCCTGGATCAGGACATTCATCATGCCAAGGGCCAGTGCCGCATCTGTTCCGGGTTTCAACATAAGATGAAAATCCGCCTTTTTTGCGGTCATGGTCCGATATGGATCAATCACCACGATGCGGGCGCCCTTTTTCCTGGCTCTAATAAAAAAGGGCCATGCGTGAATATTGGTGGTCAGGGTGTTGCTGCCCCATATGATAATGAAATCCGAATCTACTGAAGACTCAATATCCGTGCTTGGCCCGGATCCTAAGGTGGTCTTAAATCCTTCGGTGGCGGCAGGTCCGCAAATGGTCAAAAGAAGCCTGGAAGCCCCGAGCTGAGGTTTAATCATATCATTTTTTATCATCAAGGATAAGAACCTGTTCAAAAATAGGTGGATCGGTTATAATCACATGAGATTTCGTTTCGATCCAAATTTTCAAACAAGCTCTAAAGTTTATTTAAGACAGGTGTTGACGGATATAAAATGGGCATTACTTTTACATTATGGTTAACAAAAAGTAATACATAATTGGAGATGCATTTATGAATCTTGATAAATTAACGTTAAAATCCCAGGAGCTGTTTCAGAAGGCCCATACGATCGCGGTTGAAAAGGGACAGCAGGCCATAGAGCCCATTCATTTTTTGGGGGCTCTGCTGGCGGATGAGCAGGGCATTGCGGTATCCATATTTAATAAAATAGGTGCAGATCCCGGTACTGCCGTACAGCGAGTATCTTCTGCCCTGGACAATATGGTAAAAGTATCCGGGGGGCAGCCCTATCTGTCCGAACCCGGACGAAAGATGTTGGATCTGGCCTTTAAGGAAGCCGCAAAGATGAAGGATCAGTATGTCAGCCTTGAGCATATCCTGATCAGTCTGACCCAGGGTAAAGACAAGGCCGGCGAAATCCTTGCAAGCTTAGGCGTTACAAAGGACGTAATCCTGTCCGTACTCAAGGACATCCGGGGCCACCAGCGGGTGACCGACCAGAACCCCGAAGATAAATACCAGTCTTTGGAAAAATTCGGAAAAGACCTGACGGATTTGGCCCGTCAGGGAAAACTGGACCCCGTCATCGGCCGGGATGAAGAGGTTCGGCGAATTGTTCAGGTATTGTCCCGTCGCCGGAAAAACAACCCTGTGCTCATTGGCGAACCAGGCGTTGGCAAAACCGCCATTGTGGAAGGCCTGGCCCAGCGGATTGTGGAAGGCGACGTGTCCGAAACCTTGAAAGACCGGCGGGTTATTGCTCTGGATATGGGTGCGCTGCTGGCCGGGGCCAAATTCCGGGGCGAATTTGAGGACCGTCTCAAAGCGGTATTAAAAGAGGTTGAAGCTGCCGAGGGCGAAATTGTTCTCTTCATCGACGAGTTGCATACGGTGGTGGGGGCAGGTGCTGCCGAAGGGGCTGTGGATGCGTCCAATATGCTTAAACCTGCCCTGGCCCGGGGTACTCTGCGCTGTGTGGGGGCCACCACCCTGGACGAGTATAGAAAATATATTGAAAAGGATGCTGCTCTGGAGAGGCGTTTCCAGCCGGTTCTTGTCAAGGAGCCCACTGTGGAAGATACCATCTCCATCCTCAGAGGGTTGAAGGAAAAATATGAGGTGCACCACGGCATCCGGATTAAAGATTCCGCCCTGGTAGGGGCTGCCACCCTTTCCGATCGGTACATTGCGGACCGGTTTCTGCCGGACAAAGCCATTGACCTCATTGATGAGTGCGCATCCAGGCTTCGTATTGAAATTGACTCCATGCCCCGGGCCATTGACGAAATTCAGCGGCGCCTGACCCAGGCGGCCATTGAGCGCCAGGCCCTGATCAAGGAAAAGGACAAGGCCTCCAAGGAGCGTCTTGAACACCTGGAGAAACACATTGCAGCCATGGAAGAGGAGATCCGGCCCTTGAAGCTGCATTGGGATAATGAGAAATCCATTATCCGGGAGATTTCGGCCATGCGGGAGGACATTGACCGGTTCCAGACCGAGGCCCAGCTTGCCGAACGTGCCGGTGACTTTGAAAAAACAGCCCAGATCCGTTACGGCACCATTGCGGATTTGAACAAAAAAATTGAGGAGAAAAAGCAGAGCCTTGAAACCCTGCAGCAGACCTGCAAGATGCTTAAAGAAGACGTGGAAGAGGCTGACGTGGCCGAGGTGGTTTCCTCCTGGACCGGCATCCCCGTATCCAAGATGCTCCAGGGTGAGCAGGAAAAACTGGTTACCATGGAATCCTATATTGCCAAAAAGGTGATCGGTCAGGAAAATGCCATTGATGCGGTTTCCAATGCCGTACGAAGGGCCAGGTCCGGCTTGCAGCCCGAAGACCGGCCCATTGGTACCTTTATCTTCATGGGACCCACGGGTGTGGGTAAAACCGAGCTTGCCAAGTCCCTGGCCGAGTTCATGTTTGATTCCAGGGACGCCATGGTGCGGCTGGATATGTCCGAGTACATGGAAAAGCACAGTGTGGCCCGTCTCATTGGTGCCCCTCCCGGATATGTGGGATATGACGAGGGCGGGTACCTCACCGAGGCGGTGCGGCGCAGGCCCTACAGTGTTATCCTGTTTGACGAGATTGAAAAGGCCCATCCCGACGTGTTCAATATCCTGCTCCAGGTCCTGGACGACGGCCGGATGACCGACGGCCATGGCCGGACTGTGGATTTCAGGAACACCATCATCATCATGACATCCAATATCGGGTCCAGGATACTGCTTGAAGCAGGGAAGAGTGGTCTTACCGATCAAGTGGAACAGGCCGTGCAGCAGGCCCTAAAAGACGCATTCAGGCCGGAGTTTTTAAACCGGATTGATGAGATCATCACCTTCCATGCCCTGGAGCGCGAACATCTCATGGATATTGCCGCCATCCAGATTGCTGCCCTGAACCGACGGTTGGCTGCAAGGAACCTGGCTGTTCATCTGGATGATGATGCCATGACCTTTCTGGCACATAAGGGATATAATCCCGGGTTTGGTGCCCGTCCGCTTAAACGTGTGATCCAGCAGGAAATTGAAAATCCGCTGTCCATGGCATTGCTCAAAGGCGATTATATGGAAGGCGAGACCGTGTATTTTCGATTTGACAGAGAAAAAGACCAGCTTGTTCTCGGTCATGGACCCAAAAATGTGAAGGCTGTGGGATAATCCGGCCTTTCAAAAAAAAAGGAGACAAGCCCCCGGGCCTGCAAAGACTTTTAGATGCAGGTCCGGGGGTTTTGTTTTTTATTTACTTATAGTGTATCTAAAGCTTAAAATTAACATCACCACTTTAATTGATAATAATTGGTGTTATTACATGTCAAAAATTGTGAATTTGATAAAAACCGGGGAGGGCAAAACCCTGGAGTTTAAGCGTCAGTTGCCTGCCGGAAACGGTCTTGCCAAATCCGTGATTGCTTTTTCCAACATGGCCGGTGGTTTGATTCTCGTTGGGGTGGAAGACGGTTCAGGAACTGTTGCAGGACTGACTGATGAACAGATTTTCAGTTATCCTGACCGGATCGCCAATATCATATCTGATTCCTGCTATCCTGCCATCATTCCGGAAATTTTTACCGAGCATGTAAACGGTAAAACAGTGCTTGGGATCAGGATACATCCCGGCACACTAAAGCCCTATTATCTTAAGAATCAGGACAAGATTTCAGGAACCTATATTCGTGTTGGTGCGACCAATAAACCTGCTGACAATGAAATGGTTCGAGAACTTGAACGGCAACGGTTAAATATCTCTTTTGACGAAGAGCCGGATTACACGCAAACCGGGGCTGCCCTTGAAATGGATCGTCTCAACCAGGATTTTTTCAGGTTCACTGGAGAAAGCCTGACAGAGCAGAAAATATTAAGCTTGAAGTTGTTATCCGGTGAACGAGGGAATTTTGTTCCCACCTTGGGAGGATTGCTTATCGGGGGCAGGGAGAATCCTTTGGAATATGCCCGGATAAAATGTGCCCGGTTCAAGGGAAATGACACCAGAGAGTTTATAGACAGCAAAGAGTTTAACGGGCCGCTATACGAGCAGGTGGAAAAGACAATGGCATTTGCCAGGGTATATATTCCAAAGGCGGGAGTTGTTCAGGACATTCAGCGTATTGATACGGATGCCGTTCCTCTTGAGGCGCTCCGGGAGGCGGTTGTTAATGCTGTTGTGCACCGGGATTACAGTATTTCCGGGGCAGATATAAAATTTGCCATGTTTGATAACCGGATTGAAATAACTTCTCCCGGGGCTTTGCCTAAATCTCTGGTCATTGAGGATATTGTCAGTGGCCGTTCCGAGATTAGAAACCGTGTAATTGCAAGATTTTTCAGGCAGATCAATTTTATTGAACAATGGGGAACCGGTATCGGGAAAATAATATCTCTGTGCAGGGATTGTGGTTTGAAACCGCCAGAGTTTGTTGAGAGCGGACTTTTTTTTAAGGTTGTTGTTCATAGTGAACCTGCCGAAACGAACGAGTTCCCAGAAAAGTTCCCAGAAAAGTTCCCAGAAAAGTTCCCAGAAAAGTTCCCAGAAAAGTTCCCAGAAAATGGTTGAGCTTTTAAGCCGAAATAACCGTATTACCATAAAGGAACTGGCCGGGGAACTTGGCGTTTCCGACCGGACTGTAAAAAAACATATCAAAGTCCTGAAAGATAACGGACGCCTGGTGCGTGTCGGTCCTGATAGAGGGGGATATTGGAAAATAATTGATTCGGGGCCGGACCAAGCTAAGGAATGAGTCCGAAATATAGCAAAATAGGCAAGATATTTTAAACCCGTTTCTTAGGTTACACTTAAAGATAAGTTAGGCGTGAAGTATATGATTTGGATTTTTAAGTATAAAAAAAGTTGCAAGTGGTTTGGGATAGCTGTTGTACGCATGATTTTGGTGTTTTGCTTATGTTACGCGCTGGTACATGTGCCTGCAGCGTTTGCCCAGGAGGCCGTACCGGATGTGTGGACAGGCCCTGAAGCGGTCCAGTTTGCCCTGAAGAATAATCCCGACGCACAGATAGCGCTAAAGCGAATTGCTTCGTCCGCAGCCGCCATAAAAGAAGCCAAAGCAGCTTTCTATCCTCAGCTGGGGGTGCAGGCGGGATATTCACGCACCAATAACCCCATGTACTCATTTGGCAACATTCTTAACCAGGGGGTGTTTTCCAACAGTATTGATTTTAACGATCCCGGCGAAACAGACGATCTTCAGTTTATGCTTCAGTTGACATACCGGATTTACAACGGCGGTCGGCACCAGGCCGGTGTGGAGGCCGCCAATGCCCGGGAAAAAGCGGCCATACTCCAGGAAGAAGCCGTTAAAAACAGCCTTGGCTTTGCCGTGGTGAAATCCTTTTTTAATATTGCCCAGGCTAGGGCAAATCTTCGTGCAAGACAAGCAGCCGTTCAGGCTATTGACGCGTCAATGCAGGTGGCCAGGGCACGGTTTGAACAAGGGGATCTGCTCAAACAGGAGCTGTTGAATCTGGAGGTGCAGCAGGCCGTTGCCGGTGAAAATTTGATTCAAGCACAACATGGGCTTGACCTGACAAAACAAAGCCTTCTGAATGTACTGGGGCTGACTGGAAACCAGGTGGACATTAACCTTGCCCAGACCCCGTTACAGGCCGTTCCGAATCAGCCTGATTTCAAAAACAGGTCGGAAATCAAAGCCATGCAATTTTTGATTCAGGCAAAGCAGGCCGGACTTCGCCAGGCCCAAAGTGGTTATTACCCCACGGCCGATGCCTTTGGTTCCTATCAGGTGGATAAAGGATTTGAAATTGGCAGCGGCTCCGGCGACTCATGGATGGCCGGAATCCGTGTCAATATGACGTTGTTTGACGGCAAACAGACAGGCGCCAGGGTTCAACAGGCCAGTATTGCACTGGGTCAGGCAAAGGATGAACTTCGAAAGATGGAACTGGCTTATGCCCTGGAGACTCGGCAGGCTGTCTTGAATCTTGATCAGACGGAAAAAAGGGTCCGGGTGACTGAAAAAATGGTGGCATTTGCCCAGGAGTCTGCCCGTCTTTTCCGGGAACGATTCAAAGCAGGCCTTGTGCTTTCTTCCGAACTGATTGATACGGAAAATCGATTGACGGAAGCCCGGGTACGCCACGCACTGGCCAATGCGGAACACCGCATCGCGGTTGCCAATTTAAGACGGGCCTGCGGATTGCGGCAATACGCAGACTATAGTTCATCGCAAATGAATTGATACTTAGTCTTGCTCTTAATCTTGCTCCTGCTCTTGCTCCAGGCTATGAATTCGAGCATGAGTAAGATTAAGAGCATGAGCAAGAAAAATGGAGTGACAATTATGAAAATTCCTACACACCTTATGTTTGGTTTGATGATGATCCTGGTGTCGGGCCTTGGTGCCCAGGCCCAGGAATCGCAAAC comes from uncultured Desulfobacter sp. and encodes:
- the dtd gene encoding D-aminoacyl-tRNA deacylase, whose product is MKAIVQRVKKAHVTVDNTIISSIGTGLVVLLGVAHGDNEKDAEYLVDKIINLRIFEDDKGKMNRSLLDVKGELLVVSQFTIMADCRKGRRPSFTDAAPPEPACRLYRFFAERAASLGVAVKKGKFQANMDVSLINQGPVTLILESPGN
- a CDS encoding histidinol-phosphatase → MIDSELISLHGGHSGQFCCHAQDNLEDLIKAYISKGFKAVGISEHMPPPEYRLLYPDELEQGFSVKDLGDRFSKYFFELERLKQKYKSDIQIFKGFETETVTGSPALVRSLIRKFNPDYIVGSVHHLNDRCFDYSRQHYEAIAADFDSLDAMYMAYFDAQYEMILDLHPFVVGHFDLIRIYDPDFEARLDKPEIAERIQRNLSVIKDLGLVLDYNLRPLAKGEKTPYLTPAILARAKNLGIPVVPGDDAHSKEQAGMFVDRAIQSLKDMGFSTNWPRPRCMTPA
- a CDS encoding DUF3524 domain-containing protein, yielding MKILFLEPFYGGSHKAVAGGFAAGSRHQVEILSLAPRFWKWRMRGSALAFIRQINNLADYDLVFASDMLDVTDFKALAGPHCPPVVLYFHENQLSYPLEPGEKRDFHLGFTNIISALAADGVFFNSEFHRDDFFSAAKSLIRKMPDLRPGWVLDKIRSKTGVLYPGIDLDPRVSVSEERHDSSLDRPLVIWNHRWEYDKNPKAFFTVLERLKRRGILFYLAVMGEQYGTVPEEFKDIEERFDAELLVCGYQEQAADYRKWLAKGSVVISTAIQENFGISVMEAVAHGCFPLLPNRLSYPELIPERLRPDVIYRDDADLEARLEHVLVQPDAYRDRAVALATHAAGFSWTHMAEIWDKALETLLTIEPVVSGRGR
- a CDS encoding molybdopterin-dependent oxidoreductase, coding for MNRFLSLMIKNDMIKPQLGASRLLLTICGPAATEGFKTTLGSGPSTDIESSVDSDFIIIWGSNTLTTNIHAWPFFIRARKKGARIVVIDPYRTMTAKKADFHLMLKPGTDAALALGMMNVLIQENLVNKSFIEKRTIGYEQLIQRAAEYPLKKTADICGVSARDIECLARSYGKAKAPFIRTGWGPARQLRGAMAMRAIACLPALVGAFDTPGSGITRGLGGGPSNITRLTRPDLCPEGTRIINMVELGDALTRLDDPPVKLLYNFMSNPAAVAPQSALVQQGLSRDDLFVVVHELFMTDTAKMADIILPSASFLEMTDLYRSYGHNYLRLAKPVIPPVGQSRTNLAIFQALAKRMGFKEEVFKRTEDEFIQGFLGDCHPSLKGVDKKALVQGKAVRLNIALNPYAKGFNTPSGKVEFFSRDWQYKGLDPLPCGQVWRDSQGDGNYPLELITPPHPLFLNSAFNEIPKIRKLAGRPTLLIHPDDAAARHIAQDAPVRVFNARGECRLDANVTTDTQPGLVVAEGLHWPQFMDQGKGINQLTSQRLTDQGETCAFHCSRVEVMP
- the clpB gene encoding ATP-dependent chaperone ClpB translates to MNLDKLTLKSQELFQKAHTIAVEKGQQAIEPIHFLGALLADEQGIAVSIFNKIGADPGTAVQRVSSALDNMVKVSGGQPYLSEPGRKMLDLAFKEAAKMKDQYVSLEHILISLTQGKDKAGEILASLGVTKDVILSVLKDIRGHQRVTDQNPEDKYQSLEKFGKDLTDLARQGKLDPVIGRDEEVRRIVQVLSRRRKNNPVLIGEPGVGKTAIVEGLAQRIVEGDVSETLKDRRVIALDMGALLAGAKFRGEFEDRLKAVLKEVEAAEGEIVLFIDELHTVVGAGAAEGAVDASNMLKPALARGTLRCVGATTLDEYRKYIEKDAALERRFQPVLVKEPTVEDTISILRGLKEKYEVHHGIRIKDSALVGAATLSDRYIADRFLPDKAIDLIDECASRLRIEIDSMPRAIDEIQRRLTQAAIERQALIKEKDKASKERLEHLEKHIAAMEEEIRPLKLHWDNEKSIIREISAMREDIDRFQTEAQLAERAGDFEKTAQIRYGTIADLNKKIEEKKQSLETLQQTCKMLKEDVEEADVAEVVSSWTGIPVSKMLQGEQEKLVTMESYIAKKVIGQENAIDAVSNAVRRARSGLQPEDRPIGTFIFMGPTGVGKTELAKSLAEFMFDSRDAMVRLDMSEYMEKHSVARLIGAPPGYVGYDEGGYLTEAVRRRPYSVILFDEIEKAHPDVFNILLQVLDDGRMTDGHGRTVDFRNTIIIMTSNIGSRILLEAGKSGLTDQVEQAVQQALKDAFRPEFLNRIDEIITFHALEREHLMDIAAIQIAALNRRLAARNLAVHLDDDAMTFLAHKGYNPGFGARPLKRVIQQEIENPLSMALLKGDYMEGETVYFRFDREKDQLVLGHGPKNVKAVG